The following are encoded together in the Salinibacterium sp. UTAS2018 genome:
- a CDS encoding branched-chain amino acid ABC transporter permease gives MSTIILLLITGLGLGALYFLVASGLSLIYGLMGVLNFAHGSFLTLGAFAGWELARRMDGSSWGTLIASLVLGMAVGALVAAATEFLLIRRLYNRHIEQVLVTVGLALASVALFEGIWGTDAIYVTAPEWLSQTTEILGARVPNDRFLMIGAAVLVLLGIVAFLRYTRFGLIIRAGVENRSMVTALGIDVRKAFTVVFAIGGAAAGLGGVLASHYFGYVSPQLGGSLLIFAFIVTVIGGLGSLAGAAIASVVVAVLQQFANYFWGGTGDLMVVLLLAVVLLVRPTGILGKKA, from the coding sequence ATGAGCACCATAATTCTTCTGCTCATCACAGGCCTCGGGCTCGGTGCGCTCTACTTCTTGGTCGCTTCTGGCCTCTCGCTGATCTACGGCCTCATGGGCGTGCTCAACTTTGCGCACGGCTCGTTCCTTACGCTTGGTGCGTTCGCCGGCTGGGAGCTGGCGCGGCGAATGGATGGCAGCAGCTGGGGCACGCTCATCGCTTCGCTGGTGCTCGGAATGGCCGTTGGTGCTCTTGTCGCCGCTGCCACAGAGTTCCTGCTGATCCGACGGCTTTACAACCGCCATATCGAGCAAGTGCTCGTGACGGTCGGTCTGGCTCTTGCCTCGGTTGCGCTCTTCGAAGGTATTTGGGGCACGGACGCGATTTATGTCACCGCCCCCGAATGGCTCTCGCAGACAACCGAAATCTTGGGCGCCCGTGTTCCTAACGATCGCTTCTTGATGATCGGAGCTGCGGTGCTGGTCTTGCTCGGTATCGTCGCCTTCCTGCGGTACACCCGCTTCGGGCTCATCATCAGGGCTGGCGTGGAGAACCGCTCAATGGTGACTGCGCTCGGCATCGACGTGCGCAAGGCCTTCACGGTCGTGTTCGCGATCGGCGGTGCAGCCGCCGGCCTCGGCGGAGTGCTCGCCTCGCACTACTTCGGCTACGTCTCGCCCCAATTGGGCGGATCCCTGCTGATTTTCGCGTTCATCGTCACCGTGATCGGTGGGCTTGGTTCACTCGCGGGTGCCGCCATCGCGTCGGTTGTCGTTGCGGTGCTTCAGCAATTCGCTAACTACTTTTGGGGCGGAACCGGCGACTTGATGGTCGTGCTGTTGCTCGCCGTCGTGTTGTTGGTTCGCCCGACCGGAATCTTGGGGAAGAAAGCATGA